A window of Rattus norvegicus strain BN/NHsdMcwi chromosome 14, GRCr8, whole genome shotgun sequence contains these coding sequences:
- the LOC102548772 gene encoding probable splicing factor, arginine/serine-rich 4 — translation MPLYSSLNNRETKPGLSTRSKPLMIPRLLRSDQIQGRGPPGKQSPCRWAAGPLSKHKRSRSLCPRACPRGRGCGAATALRFSREPPARDRFQRGKSRTPGPRPHGNPRARTRARRAPGRRPPARRLGPRTPTPRRLTGPQPFAMYHRGTAGAGMLESHD, via the exons ATGCCTCTTTATAGCTCATTAAATAACCGCGAAACAAAACCCGGCCTTTCCACCCGGTCTAAGCCTCTGATGATCCCCAGGCTCTTGAGATCGGATCAAATTCAAGGTCGCGGCCCACCGGGGAAGCAAAGCCCGTGTAGGTGGGCGGCAGGCCCCCTCTCCAAGCACAAACGCTCCCGGAGTCTCTGCCCCCGGGCCTGTCCTCGGGGACGTGGCTGCGGTGCAGCGACAGCGCTCCGTTTCTCCCGGGAGCCCCCGGCGCGGGACCGTTTCCAAAGGGGGAAATCCCGGACGCCGGGGCCGCGGCCCCACGGTAACCCACGTGCACGCACACGCGCCCGGCGCGCACCTGGCCGGCGCCCTCCTGCCCGGCGCCTGGGGCCCCGAACTCCCACCCCGCGGCGGCTGACAG GACCCCAGCCATTTGCTATGTACCACAGAGGGACAGCGGGAGCAGGGATGTTGGAATCTCACGACTGA
- the Rps12l10 gene encoding small ribosomal subunit protein eS12-like, whose amino-acid sequence MAEESIAVGGVMDINTALQGMLKTALIHDSLARDIREAAKAFDKRQAHVYVLASDCDEPMCVKLVYALCAEHQINLIKADDNKKLGEWGGLCKIDREGKPQKVVVCSCVVVQDYGKESQAKDIIKEYFKCKK is encoded by the coding sequence ATGGCCGAGGAAAGCATAGCTGTTGGAGGTGTAATGGACATCAACACTGCTCTACAAGGGATGCTGAAGACCGCCCTCATCCATGACAGCCTAGCACGTGACATACGCGAAGCTGCCAAAGCCTTTGACAAGCGCCAAGCCCATGTCTATGTGCTTGCCTCCGACTGTGATGAACCCATGTGTGTCAAGCTGGTGTACGCACTCTGTGCTGAGCACCAGATCAACCTGATAAAGGCTGATGACAACAAGAAACTTGGGGAATGGGGAGGCCTCTGTAAAATCGATCGAGAGGGGAAACCACAGAAAGTGGTTGTTTGCAGTTGTGTAGTGGTTCAAGATTATGGCAAAGAATCTCAGGCCAAGGATATCATCAAGGAGTACTTCAAAtgcaagaaatga
- the Lgalsl gene encoding galectin-related protein — protein MAGSVADSDAVVKLDDGHLNNSLGSPVQADVYFPRLIVPFCGHIKGGMRPGKKVLVMGIVDLNPESFAISLTCGDSEDPPADVAIELKAVFTDRQLLRNSCISGERGEEQSAIPYFPFIPDQPFRVEILCEHPRFRVFVDGHQLFDFYHRIQTLSAIDTIKINGDLQITKLG, from the exons ATGGCGGGGTCGGTGGCCGACAGCGACGCCGTGGTG AAACTTGATGATGGGCACTTGAACAACTCCCTGGGTTCTCCGGTTCAAGCCGACGTGTACTTCCCACGACTG ATAGTTCCATTTTGTGGGCACATTAAAGGTGGCATGAGACCAGGCAAGAAGGTATTAGTGATGGGCATCGTAGATCTCAACCCCGAAAG TTTTGCCATCAGCTTGACCTGTGGTGACTCTGAAGATCCTCCTGCCGATGTGGCGATTGAACTCAAAGCTGTGTTCACGGACCGGCAGCTCCTCAGAAACTCTTGTATATCAGGAGAAAGAGGCGAAGAGCAGTCAGCAATCCCTTACTTTCCGTTCATCCCGGACCAGCCGTTCAGG GTGGAGATTCTGTGCGAACACCCTCGCTTCAGAGTGTTTGTGGATGGACACCAGCTCTTTGATTTTTACCATCGTATCCAAACGTTATCTGCAATTGACACCATAAAGATCAATGGGGACCTCCAGATCACCAAACTTGGCTGA